Proteins from one Scylla paramamosain isolate STU-SP2022 chromosome 3, ASM3559412v1, whole genome shotgun sequence genomic window:
- the LOC135091689 gene encoding probable alpha-ketoglutarate-dependent hypophosphite dioxygenase isoform X2 translates to MKFLTTEQKKFYDDNGYVVLDILTDEEKSELSEDFDQIFQAKDGANLEATWQGNWKTDEEKKNEVQSIHGLQMYSAAFTRLLLNEKLLDACEDIMETPNILLHHTKAHSKPPNTGSPFPMHQDYHYFPFKNDSMIAVFISLDASDPGNGGLCVYPGSHKLGPQEDVSNVTSYHYLNQEKFPIEKATPLTLKKGQIVVFSYLLIHGSYYNTSSDRVRRMHLIQLMSGEDVPLAMMHLSDCQGMVLRGRCFTREADIKKRHRKFMEEQIAAQSGM, encoded by the exons ATGAAGTTTTTAACTACGGAGCAAAAAAAGTTCTATGATGATAATGGCTATGTTGTATTGGACATTCTTACTGATGAAGAAAAATCGGAACTGAGTGAAGACTTTGACCAAATCTTTCAAGCAAAGGATGGAGCAAACTTAGAAGCTACATGGCAAGGCAACTGGAAAACagacgaggagaagaagaat GAAGTGCAGTCCATTCATGGACTTCAGATGTATTCTGCTGCATTCACACGCCTTCTGTTGAATGAGAAGTTGCTGGATGCCTGTGAGGATATCATGGAGACGCCCaacatcctcctccaccacaccaaGGCCCACTCAAAGCCCCCAAACACTGGCTCTCCTTTCCCCATGCATCAG GACTACCACTACTTCCCCTTCAAGAATGATTCCATGATAGCAGTCTTTATAAGCCTGGATGCCTCTGATCCTGGCAACGGTGGGCTGTGTGTGTACCCTGGTTCCCACAAGCTGGGTCCGCAGGAGGATGTCAGCAATGTTACAAGCTATCACTACCTGAACCAGGAAAAGTTTCCAATTGAGAAGGCCACTCCTCTAACCTTGAAGAAGGGACAG ATTGTGGTCTTTTCATACCTCCTGATCCATGGCTCCTACTACAACACCTCCTCTGATCGTGTCCGTCGTATGCACCTGATACAGTTGATGTCAGGTGAGGATGTGCCTCTGGCCATGATGCACCTGTCAGATTGCCAGGGGATGGTGCTGCGAGGCCGGTGCTTCACCAGGGAAGCTGACATCAAGAAGAGACACCGGAAGTTCATGGAGGAGCAGATAGCAGCACAGAGTGGAATGTGA
- the LOC135091689 gene encoding probable alpha-ketoglutarate-dependent hypophosphite dioxygenase isoform X1: MDKIMKFLTTEQKKFYDDNGYVVLDILTDEEKSELSEDFDQIFQAKDGANLEATWQGNWKTDEEKKNEVQSIHGLQMYSAAFTRLLLNEKLLDACEDIMETPNILLHHTKAHSKPPNTGSPFPMHQDYHYFPFKNDSMIAVFISLDASDPGNGGLCVYPGSHKLGPQEDVSNVTSYHYLNQEKFPIEKATPLTLKKGQIVVFSYLLIHGSYYNTSSDRVRRMHLIQLMSGEDVPLAMMHLSDCQGMVLRGRCFTREADIKKRHRKFMEEQIAAQSGM, translated from the exons ATGG ATAAAATCATGAAGTTTTTAACTACGGAGCAAAAAAAGTTCTATGATGATAATGGCTATGTTGTATTGGACATTCTTACTGATGAAGAAAAATCGGAACTGAGTGAAGACTTTGACCAAATCTTTCAAGCAAAGGATGGAGCAAACTTAGAAGCTACATGGCAAGGCAACTGGAAAACagacgaggagaagaagaat GAAGTGCAGTCCATTCATGGACTTCAGATGTATTCTGCTGCATTCACACGCCTTCTGTTGAATGAGAAGTTGCTGGATGCCTGTGAGGATATCATGGAGACGCCCaacatcctcctccaccacaccaaGGCCCACTCAAAGCCCCCAAACACTGGCTCTCCTTTCCCCATGCATCAG GACTACCACTACTTCCCCTTCAAGAATGATTCCATGATAGCAGTCTTTATAAGCCTGGATGCCTCTGATCCTGGCAACGGTGGGCTGTGTGTGTACCCTGGTTCCCACAAGCTGGGTCCGCAGGAGGATGTCAGCAATGTTACAAGCTATCACTACCTGAACCAGGAAAAGTTTCCAATTGAGAAGGCCACTCCTCTAACCTTGAAGAAGGGACAG ATTGTGGTCTTTTCATACCTCCTGATCCATGGCTCCTACTACAACACCTCCTCTGATCGTGTCCGTCGTATGCACCTGATACAGTTGATGTCAGGTGAGGATGTGCCTCTGGCCATGATGCACCTGTCAGATTGCCAGGGGATGGTGCTGCGAGGCCGGTGCTTCACCAGGGAAGCTGACATCAAGAAGAGACACCGGAAGTTCATGGAGGAGCAGATAGCAGCACAGAGTGGAATGTGA